The Allorhizobium ampelinum S4 genome has a segment encoding these proteins:
- a CDS encoding ABC transporter ATP-binding protein produces MASMNIVNVGKAYGSLRVIHGVSVEIPDGEFVVLVGPSGCGKSTLLRMVAGLEPITFGDVVIDGKVVNDLPPKDRDIAMVFQSYALYPHKTVAENMGFALKMRGETKSFIDERVRKAAEILDLVPYLARYPRQLSGGQRQRVAMGRAIVRDPKVFLFDEPLSNLDAKLRVQMRAEIKELQRRLATTMIYVTHDQVEAMTMADRIVVLRDGRVEQIGSPLALYDAPANMFVAGFIGSPSMNLIKGHIRASTTPFFETEEGIRLPLNSAPAGSDGRAAFYGIRPEHFVLGGDVTANVTVLESTGTETQVFARLGQQKVIGVFRERLAEPSGQMIAMTPNPAMVHLFDGETGLRLE; encoded by the coding sequence TTGGCATCGATGAATATCGTCAATGTCGGCAAGGCCTATGGTAGCCTGAGGGTTATCCATGGCGTTTCCGTCGAGATTCCTGATGGTGAATTCGTTGTTCTTGTCGGCCCATCGGGATGCGGCAAGTCCACGCTGCTGCGCATGGTTGCTGGGCTGGAGCCGATCACCTTTGGCGATGTCGTTATCGACGGAAAGGTCGTCAACGACCTGCCGCCAAAGGATCGCGATATCGCCATGGTGTTCCAAAGCTATGCACTTTATCCGCACAAGACGGTGGCGGAGAATATGGGCTTTGCGCTGAAGATGCGCGGTGAAACCAAGTCCTTCATTGACGAGCGCGTTCGCAAGGCAGCGGAAATTCTCGATCTGGTCCCCTATCTGGCCCGCTATCCCCGTCAGCTTTCCGGCGGGCAGCGGCAGCGCGTGGCGATGGGCCGGGCGATTGTGCGAGATCCGAAGGTTTTCCTGTTTGACGAACCACTGTCCAATCTCGATGCGAAACTGCGCGTGCAAATGCGGGCTGAAATCAAGGAATTGCAACGCCGTCTGGCGACGACGATGATTTACGTCACCCATGACCAGGTCGAAGCCATGACCATGGCGGACCGTATCGTCGTGTTGCGGGATGGTCGCGTCGAGCAGATCGGCTCGCCGCTAGCGCTTTACGACGCGCCAGCCAACATGTTCGTGGCTGGGTTTATCGGTTCGCCCTCAATGAACCTGATCAAGGGTCATATCCGGGCATCAACAACACCATTTTTCGAGACCGAAGAGGGCATCCGGCTTCCCTTGAATTCGGCTCCTGCAGGTTCGGACGGACGAGCGGCTTTCTACGGCATTCGGCCTGAGCATTTTGTGCTTGGCGGCGATGTCACCGCTAACGTTACCGTGCTGGAATCGACCGGAACGGAAACCCAGGTCTTTGCCCGGCTTGGCCAGCAGAAAGTTATCGGCGTGTTCCGCGAGCGTTTGGCAGAGCCGTCCGGACAGATGATTGCCATGACGCCGAACCCGGCCATGGTCCATCTGTTCGACGGTGAAACGGGGCTGCGGTTGGAATAG
- a CDS encoding carbohydrate ABC transporter permease, whose protein sequence is MRIAGRRINVSTIAIYATVIAVTIIMLLPFAWMLSASLKLDRDVFVFPIEWIPAHPRWQNYVDIWTKIPLALFIYNTSKLTIIVTLLQLLTSSFAAYAFAKLHFPFKNTLFLGYIATIAMPWQVYMVPQFLLMREFGLNNTHLALICLQAFTAFGVFLMRQFYMSIPTELCEAARIDGMNEYQIWAKIMLPLSKPALSTLTIFTFVTTWNDFLGPMIYLTKTELKTIQIGLRMFISQYSAEYGLIMAASVVALIPVLIVFLALQRFFVEGVASTGLKG, encoded by the coding sequence ATGCGGATTGCCGGACGCAGGATCAATGTCTCGACAATTGCCATCTACGCAACGGTCATCGCCGTCACCATCATCATGCTGCTGCCGTTTGCCTGGATGCTGTCGGCCTCGCTAAAGCTCGACCGCGACGTTTTTGTCTTCCCGATCGAATGGATACCGGCCCATCCGCGCTGGCAGAACTATGTCGATATCTGGACGAAGATTCCGCTGGCCCTGTTCATCTACAACACCTCGAAGCTGACGATCATCGTCACGCTTTTGCAATTGTTGACGTCGAGTTTCGCGGCCTATGCTTTCGCCAAACTGCATTTTCCCTTCAAGAACACGCTGTTTCTCGGCTACATCGCCACCATCGCCATGCCCTGGCAGGTCTATATGGTGCCACAATTCCTGCTGATGCGGGAATTCGGGCTGAACAACACCCATCTGGCACTGATCTGCTTGCAGGCGTTCACAGCCTTCGGCGTCTTCCTGATGCGGCAGTTCTATATGTCGATCCCGACAGAACTCTGCGAAGCCGCCCGGATCGACGGGATGAACGAATACCAGATCTGGGCGAAGATCATGCTGCCGCTGTCGAAGCCAGCGCTATCGACTCTGACGATCTTCACCTTCGTGACCACATGGAACGATTTTCTGGGGCCGATGATCTATCTCACTAAGACCGAACTGAAGACCATCCAGATCGGGCTTCGAATGTTCATATCGCAATATTCCGCCGAATACGGGCTGATCATGGCGGCGTCGGTCGTCGCGCTCATTCCCGTACTGATTGTCTTTCTCGCCTTGCAGCGCTTCTTTGTTGAAGGCGTCGCATCAACCGGGCTGAAGGGGTGA
- a CDS encoding glycoside hydrolase family 88 protein, with the protein MNAMFSNAPQPITDQQVTMALEIAVAQVRRNLPDFTYAAQNHSSVGNRYPAVANDQWTAGFWPGEIWLAYEHSGDKVFRYAAQIQVQSFLHRIENRIATDHHDMGFLYSPSCIAAWKLVGDEDGRKAALLAADQLIERYQPIGQFIQAWGAKGNPNEYRYIIDCLLNLPLLYWATGETGDEKYREIALSHARTTLAHSVREDCSTYHTFYMDPTTGAPVRGVTKQGYSDDSFWARGQAWGIAGMALSYRYERIAEYRDAFERLLGFYLQRLPDDLVPVWDLIFSAEDGEPRDSSSASIVACGLLEMADLVEDADAARYRDLARRMMKSLADHYAVKDPALSNGLVLHGTYSKKTPHNTCRGEGVDECVSWGDYYYMEALTRLSRNWSSYW; encoded by the coding sequence ATGAATGCCATGTTTTCCAACGCGCCACAGCCGATCACCGATCAACAGGTGACCATGGCGCTCGAGATCGCGGTCGCCCAGGTGCGGCGCAATCTGCCTGACTTCACCTATGCGGCACAGAACCATTCCAGCGTCGGCAACAGGTATCCGGCGGTTGCCAACGACCAATGGACGGCAGGTTTCTGGCCCGGCGAAATCTGGCTCGCCTATGAGCACAGCGGCGATAAGGTCTTTCGATATGCCGCTCAGATTCAGGTGCAAAGCTTCCTGCATCGCATCGAGAACCGTATCGCCACCGACCATCACGATATGGGGTTTCTCTATTCGCCCTCCTGCATTGCCGCGTGGAAACTGGTGGGCGACGAGGATGGACGCAAGGCGGCACTCCTTGCCGCCGACCAGCTGATCGAACGCTACCAGCCCATCGGACAATTCATCCAGGCCTGGGGCGCCAAGGGCAATCCAAACGAATACCGCTACATCATCGACTGCCTGTTGAACCTGCCGCTGCTCTATTGGGCGACTGGCGAAACAGGGGATGAAAAATACCGCGAGATCGCGCTCTCCCATGCGCGCACCACGCTTGCCCATTCGGTGCGGGAGGACTGCTCCACCTATCACACGTTCTACATGGACCCCACGACCGGCGCTCCGGTACGGGGCGTGACCAAGCAGGGCTATAGCGATGACAGTTTCTGGGCACGCGGACAGGCCTGGGGCATTGCTGGCATGGCCCTGTCCTATCGTTACGAGCGCATTGCCGAATACCGCGACGCTTTTGAGCGGCTGCTGGGCTTTTATCTGCAGCGGCTTCCAGACGATCTCGTGCCGGTCTGGGACCTGATCTTTTCGGCAGAGGACGGCGAACCGCGCGATAGTTCGTCCGCCTCCATCGTCGCCTGCGGCCTTCTGGAAATGGCCGATCTCGTGGAAGACGCGGACGCCGCACGCTACCGCGATCTGGCCCGGAGGATGATGAAAAGTCTGGCCGATCACTATGCTGTCAAGGACCCGGCCCTTTCCAACGGGCTTGTTCTGCATGGCACCTATTCGAAGAAAACCCCACACAACACATGTCGCGGCGAAGGTGTCGATGAATGCGTGTCCTGGGGCGACTACTATTACATGGAAGCTTTGACGCGCCTGTCGCGCAACTGGTCCTCCTATTGGTGA
- a CDS encoding ABC transporter substrate-binding protein gives MKVSEYERMMAIGLSRRAILKTGASLGAVAAAGGLLGSAGTALADEASLRTQILQIPGVGKGSPTDADWQKVGELCLEATKKTVKKGEFAGVELSFMGLNNQNLHNVLFRGFLKPWEDYTGAKITWIDLAQADYNPRLQQAIATGTVDFDLLEMGAPFEGDVCGKGLASEMPDWVKAQIDMEDYVDYLKAPVGTWGGKVYRVSVDGDCHNFNYRKDYFTDADLAKAWKAEGHAGEWGVPKTWQQVQEATKFLKGKTIAGADAIGYLDAPKAWGGFGFYFLGSRATAYAKHPDDKAWLFDIDTMKPRINNPAWVRAIQDVVDALPSEAGDQLNADPGTTAFQQFLAGTGSMVSWWGDVGQSAQTSDSSVVGDTIAFDILPGSDDVYNAKTGKWETLASGPNYAPNMAYLGWGVYVMARVDKDEKKKKAAWSAAAHLGGKDLALWTAAYPSGFQCYRKSQFDIKEWVAAGYEEAFISNYLASQSKSYNHPNAAIEPRIPGIFQYYSVAEDELAKVFAGRVKPQEGADAIAAAWEKITDQLGRDKQISLYKASLGV, from the coding sequence ATGAAAGTCAGCGAATACGAGAGGATGATGGCGATAGGCCTGAGCCGTCGCGCCATCCTGAAGACCGGTGCAAGCCTTGGGGCTGTGGCAGCGGCTGGTGGGTTGTTGGGCAGTGCTGGAACGGCGCTTGCCGACGAGGCGTCCCTGCGCACGCAGATCCTGCAAATACCCGGCGTTGGAAAAGGCTCTCCCACCGATGCCGACTGGCAAAAAGTCGGCGAGCTGTGCCTGGAGGCCACGAAAAAGACCGTCAAGAAGGGAGAGTTCGCTGGCGTCGAACTGTCCTTCATGGGCCTGAACAATCAGAATCTGCACAATGTGCTGTTTCGCGGTTTCCTGAAGCCCTGGGAGGATTATACCGGTGCCAAGATCACCTGGATCGACCTGGCCCAGGCCGATTACAATCCCCGCCTTCAACAAGCGATTGCCACCGGCACCGTGGATTTTGACCTTCTGGAAATGGGCGCTCCGTTTGAAGGCGATGTTTGCGGCAAGGGCCTTGCCTCGGAAATGCCGGACTGGGTGAAGGCCCAGATCGACATGGAGGATTACGTCGATTACCTGAAGGCCCCGGTCGGCACCTGGGGTGGCAAAGTCTACCGCGTCTCGGTGGATGGCGATTGCCACAACTTCAACTACCGTAAGGATTATTTCACCGACGCCGATCTCGCCAAGGCCTGGAAAGCTGAAGGCCATGCCGGCGAATGGGGCGTGCCGAAAACCTGGCAGCAGGTGCAGGAAGCAACCAAGTTCCTCAAAGGCAAGACAATCGCCGGAGCCGATGCCATCGGCTATCTCGATGCACCAAAGGCCTGGGGTGGCTTTGGCTTCTACTTCCTCGGCAGCCGCGCAACGGCCTATGCCAAGCACCCGGATGACAAGGCCTGGCTGTTCGACATCGATACGATGAAGCCGCGCATCAACAATCCTGCCTGGGTGCGCGCCATCCAGGACGTTGTCGATGCCCTACCTTCCGAAGCCGGTGACCAGTTGAACGCCGATCCCGGCACGACGGCGTTCCAGCAGTTTCTGGCCGGAACCGGCTCCATGGTCTCCTGGTGGGGCGATGTCGGGCAAAGCGCCCAAACCAGCGATAGTTCGGTGGTGGGCGATACCATCGCCTTCGACATTCTTCCCGGCTCCGACGATGTCTATAATGCCAAGACCGGGAAATGGGAGACGCTGGCCAGCGGGCCGAACTATGCGCCCAACATGGCCTATCTGGGCTGGGGCGTTTACGTCATGGCCCGTGTTGACAAGGATGAGAAGAAAAAGAAGGCAGCCTGGAGTGCGGCGGCCCATCTCGGCGGCAAGGATCTCGCCTTGTGGACGGCGGCCTATCCCTCCGGCTTCCAGTGCTATCGCAAGAGCCAGTTCGATATCAAGGAATGGGTGGCCGCAGGCTATGAGGAGGCGTTCATCAGCAATTATCTCGCCTCCCAGTCGAAGTCCTACAACCATCCGAACGCCGCCATCGAACCCCGTATTCCTGGTATCTTCCAATATTACAGCGTGGCGGAAGACGAATTGGCAAAAGTGTTTGCGGGAAGGGTGAAGCCCCAGGAAGGTGCCGATGCGATTGCGGCGGCCTGGGAAAAAATCACCGATCAGCTTGGCCGCGACAAGCAGATATCACTCTACAAGGCCTCGCTCGGCGTTTGA
- a CDS encoding WGR domain-containing protein — MEKENNSPVQLRRIDPSQNMRRFYTLALQPTLFGGASVIRNWGRIGTTGQTLIETFDRKEDAQRVLSRLERTKRKRGYHDAGRLT, encoded by the coding sequence ATGGAGAAAGAGAACAACAGCCCGGTCCAACTTCGCCGTATCGACCCATCGCAAAACATGCGGCGCTTTTACACGCTCGCACTGCAACCGACCCTGTTCGGCGGCGCCTCGGTGATCCGCAACTGGGGTCGGATTGGGACGACAGGCCAGACCCTGATCGAGACTTTCGATCGAAAGGAGGATGCCCAGCGGGTGCTTTCACGCCTGGAGCGGACGAAAAGAAAACGAGGTTACCATGATGCGGGTCGTCTAACTTGA
- a CDS encoding heparinase II/III domain-containing protein, protein MFSKHIGSLPPHLADFQPAAAADVHALLQRLGVEHLTALKAAGRTALEAEWPQIFASRYRDYTQTGNRSRFEDLYFRRRLMLNDLVLAECAKDTGEGGDDFIDAIIDGVILICEESGWQLPAHNAYGRGGPRQPLPDPDDPVVDLFAAETAANLATLVWLLRPALAQRDPRLPARIEQEIHRRIITPYLTRHFWWMGQGNERMNNWTAWITQNVLIATFSLPTSQEIRRAVLVKALGSLDAFLKDYAEDGACEEGVLYYRHAALCLFGAMTVLDQVVPDLCRPLWQAAKIRNMAEYILNMHVSGRHYFNFADSSAVLEPCSIREYLFGKAVGSKALMDFAAADLQQSADPLLSKEWNLWHRLMAATRLPDVKPAPAKPAAKGDIFYPGTGLFIARDNRFDLAVKGGHNGESHNHNDVGSLTLYKNGQPFLIDIGVETYTAKTFSPQRYEIWTMQSAYHNLPTFAGVMQQEGPECAARDVETAFEVEEARISLEIAAAYPKEAALCSYRRSVRLIRGSHVEIIDEHDGDKPAVLSLMTCVAPRSQAGRLVLDGLGEISVSGAAEPIIEAIDIGDPRLRQAWPERIFRILLPFETSRLSLTIT, encoded by the coding sequence ATGTTCAGCAAGCATATTGGCAGCTTGCCGCCTCATCTTGCCGATTTCCAACCGGCCGCAGCTGCCGACGTCCATGCGTTGCTGCAACGACTGGGCGTCGAACATCTCACCGCCCTAAAGGCCGCAGGCCGTACGGCGCTGGAGGCCGAATGGCCGCAGATCTTTGCCTCTCGTTACCGTGACTATACCCAGACAGGAAATCGTTCGCGCTTCGAAGACCTGTATTTCCGTCGCCGCCTGATGCTGAACGATCTGGTTCTGGCGGAATGCGCCAAGGACACAGGTGAGGGCGGAGACGACTTCATCGACGCCATTATCGATGGCGTCATTCTGATCTGTGAGGAAAGCGGGTGGCAATTGCCAGCGCATAACGCCTATGGACGCGGCGGTCCGCGCCAGCCCTTGCCGGATCCTGATGACCCTGTGGTCGATCTCTTCGCGGCGGAAACGGCGGCGAACCTGGCAACCCTGGTTTGGCTGCTAAGGCCTGCCCTTGCCCAACGCGATCCGCGCCTGCCTGCCCGCATAGAACAGGAGATCCACCGCCGTATTATCACCCCTTATCTTACCCGGCATTTCTGGTGGATGGGGCAGGGAAACGAGAGGATGAACAACTGGACTGCCTGGATCACCCAGAACGTCCTGATCGCCACGTTTTCCCTGCCCACGAGCCAGGAGATTCGCCGTGCAGTGCTGGTCAAAGCGCTGGGCAGTCTCGATGCCTTTCTCAAGGACTATGCCGAGGACGGCGCCTGCGAGGAAGGCGTGCTCTACTATCGCCATGCCGCTCTCTGTCTGTTTGGTGCTATGACCGTGCTGGATCAGGTCGTGCCGGACCTGTGCCGTCCGCTTTGGCAGGCAGCCAAGATCCGCAATATGGCGGAATACATCCTCAATATGCATGTGTCTGGACGGCATTATTTCAATTTTGCCGATTCATCAGCAGTTCTGGAGCCCTGTAGCATCAGAGAATATCTGTTCGGCAAAGCGGTTGGCTCGAAGGCGCTGATGGATTTTGCCGCTGCCGATCTTCAACAATCCGCAGATCCGCTGCTGTCGAAAGAGTGGAACCTTTGGCACCGGTTGATGGCAGCCACACGCTTGCCGGACGTTAAGCCTGCGCCAGCAAAGCCGGCGGCAAAAGGTGATATTTTCTACCCCGGCACCGGGCTTTTCATCGCCCGCGACAACCGTTTCGATCTGGCGGTGAAGGGTGGGCATAACGGCGAAAGCCATAATCATAACGATGTCGGCAGCCTGACGCTTTACAAGAACGGACAACCATTTCTCATCGATATCGGTGTCGAAACCTACACGGCCAAGACTTTCTCGCCGCAGCGTTACGAGATCTGGACGATGCAATCGGCCTACCACAACCTTCCAACCTTTGCGGGCGTCATGCAGCAGGAGGGGCCGGAATGTGCCGCACGCGATGTCGAGACGGCTTTCGAGGTGGAGGAGGCCCGCATTTCGCTGGAGATAGCCGCAGCTTACCCGAAAGAAGCAGCGCTGTGCTCTTATCGCCGCAGCGTCAGGCTCATTCGCGGCAGCCATGTTGAGATTATCGACGAGCATGACGGTGACAAGCCTGCGGTCCTGTCACTGATGACCTGCGTTGCGCCCCGCTCGCAGGCGGGGCGGCTGGTCCTGGACGGGCTCGGCGAAATTAGCGTGAGCGGTGCGGCAGAGCCAATCATCGAGGCAATCGACATCGGCGATCCCCGGCTGCGGCAGGCTTGGCCGGAGAGAATTTTCCGTATTCTGCTGCCGTTTGAGACATCCCGCTTGTCGCTGACGATTACTTGA
- a CDS encoding carbohydrate ABC transporter permease: MTVISPVLSGGSAENGKDASSKRRVRIVSKRRRRIENALIAYSFIAPNFLGFAVFTLGPILFAFVLAFMHWDGSNPITFAGLDNFWRLFEDKTFISAFWNTVIYTVISVPATLACALGLAILLNQKIRGRDFFRTAMFFPYVASLVAVAVVWNMLFNPEMGPVNMLLYTLGLDPNDMPGWAADRHWAMVTVILFGIWKSMGYYMVIYLAGLQGINAELYEAAGLDGANGWQKFRHVTVPQLAPTTFFVTVMLTIQSFKVFDQVYMITQGGPGTSTLVLVYHIYNEAFISWDLGYSSMIALVLFFLVLAVTVVQFRRQRED; the protein is encoded by the coding sequence ATGACGGTCATCAGTCCGGTTCTATCTGGCGGCAGCGCCGAGAACGGCAAAGATGCGAGTTCGAAGCGCAGGGTGCGGATTGTGTCCAAGCGCCGGCGGCGGATCGAAAATGCGCTGATTGCCTATTCCTTCATTGCACCGAATTTCCTGGGCTTTGCCGTCTTCACGCTCGGTCCCATCCTGTTCGCCTTTGTGCTGGCTTTCATGCATTGGGATGGGTCAAACCCGATCACCTTTGCCGGGCTCGATAATTTCTGGCGGCTGTTTGAAGACAAGACCTTTATCTCCGCCTTCTGGAACACGGTCATCTATACTGTTATCTCGGTGCCTGCGACGCTTGCCTGCGCGCTTGGCCTTGCCATTCTGCTCAACCAGAAAATCCGTGGTCGCGATTTCTTCCGCACCGCGATGTTCTTTCCCTATGTCGCGTCACTGGTCGCCGTGGCTGTCGTCTGGAACATGCTGTTCAACCCAGAAATGGGGCCGGTGAACATGCTGCTCTACACGCTCGGCCTCGACCCCAATGACATGCCCGGCTGGGCGGCTGACCGGCACTGGGCGATGGTCACCGTCATCCTGTTCGGTATCTGGAAGAGCATGGGCTATTACATGGTCATCTATCTGGCCGGGCTACAGGGTATCAATGCCGAATTATACGAGGCGGCCGGTCTCGACGGTGCCAATGGCTGGCAGAAATTCCGGCATGTCACCGTGCCGCAGCTTGCCCCGACGACGTTTTTCGTCACAGTCATGCTGACGATTCAGTCCTTTAAGGTGTTCGACCAGGTCTATATGATCACCCAGGGCGGACCTGGAACCTCTACCCTCGTGCTGGTCTATCATATCTATAACGAAGCCTTCATTTCCTGGGATCTCGGCTATTCCAGCATGATTGCGCTGGTGCTGTTCTTCCTGGTTCTGGCGGTCACCGTGGTCCAGTTCCGTCGCCAGAGGGAGGACTGA
- a CDS encoding FadR/GntR family transcriptional regulator codes for MKVVDGVTGQVKTRAKGAGSLVAQVSDSLRKAILGGDYAPGDRLPSEMELTEAHGVSRTVIREAVTGLRYDGLVEVRQGAGIFVLNHHQSRSNPSKLDRARLSSDLEVLEIRTPLEIEAAGLAALRRSPAQEEAIFDCHAKLLACIEADRSIREADLALHMAIAAATNNPLFTQFLEMHGASAIPQSKVVAENRAAEQTAYRRLIHREHQAVVVAISDGDEKAARAAMQDHLRGSQLRYRDLLRDLRGIGSET; via the coding sequence ATGAAAGTGGTGGATGGTGTGACCGGTCAAGTGAAAACACGCGCCAAGGGCGCTGGCTCCCTGGTCGCACAGGTCAGCGACAGCCTTCGCAAGGCGATCCTTGGCGGGGACTATGCGCCGGGCGATCGGCTTCCCAGCGAAATGGAACTGACCGAGGCCCATGGTGTCAGCCGAACCGTTATCCGCGAGGCAGTCACCGGCCTGCGTTACGATGGGCTGGTCGAGGTGCGCCAAGGGGCTGGCATTTTCGTCCTCAATCATCATCAATCACGCTCAAACCCGTCGAAGCTGGATCGCGCCCGGCTGTCCTCAGATCTAGAGGTTTTGGAGATCCGCACGCCGCTGGAGATAGAGGCTGCCGGGCTTGCCGCGCTGCGCCGTTCGCCTGCGCAGGAGGAAGCGATTTTCGACTGCCATGCAAAATTGCTGGCGTGTATCGAGGCCGACCGCTCCATTCGCGAGGCCGACCTGGCCCTGCATATGGCGATTGCTGCGGCCACCAATAATCCGCTGTTTACGCAATTTCTCGAGATGCACGGCGCATCCGCTATCCCTCAGTCCAAAGTGGTTGCGGAAAACCGAGCCGCTGAGCAGACGGCCTATCGCCGCCTCATCCACAGGGAACACCAGGCCGTGGTCGTGGCGATTTCCGACGGCGACGAAAAAGCGGCCCGCGCCGCTATGCAGGATCATCTGCGCGGCAGCCAGTTGCGCTACCGTGATCTGTTGCGCGATCTGCGCGGTATCGGCAGCGAGACCTGA
- a CDS encoding carbohydrate ABC transporter permease: MSDTTMPAIRPIEGASLRQTGARRGRLLLAVATVLLLGVLVLQILDAAGVTSLGLVSWRPLLYAYIVWAVALCAAQIMIRGEAGQRAVFVLPAVLFTVAMVVFPTVFGLYIAFTDWNLSAAAGRRFNGIDNLRTLFADFYFWNALLNMVYYVLAVLVQYAIAFGLALLLNAEIKARKFFRVAFLLPLMLSPVAVSWMIGKSLMEYRFGPAATLARHLGWDNPAFFSTPWLARLSLMAMDAWVSIPFMMILLLAGLQALPTEIKEAAKVDGASGWQSFKEITFPLMLPVSVTVIILRIIFQLKLADIVINVTAGGPGGATDTVSSFIFREYRDRSNVGYGTMLAEFYLVIIIIFVSLILKVTSRWLQRSN, encoded by the coding sequence ATGTCCGACACGACCATGCCTGCCATTCGCCCGATTGAAGGGGCATCGCTACGGCAAACCGGTGCCCGGCGTGGTCGCCTGCTGCTGGCGGTGGCCACCGTGCTGCTGCTTGGCGTACTCGTTCTGCAAATTCTCGATGCAGCCGGGGTGACCTCGCTTGGTCTCGTCAGTTGGCGTCCCTTGCTCTATGCCTATATCGTCTGGGCCGTGGCTCTGTGCGCCGCGCAAATCATGATCCGGGGCGAAGCTGGCCAGCGGGCCGTGTTCGTTCTACCGGCGGTGCTGTTTACGGTGGCCATGGTGGTATTTCCCACGGTGTTCGGCCTCTACATTGCCTTCACAGACTGGAACCTCAGCGCTGCCGCAGGACGGCGTTTCAATGGCATCGACAACCTGCGCACGCTGTTTGCCGACTTTTACTTCTGGAACGCGCTGTTGAACATGGTCTATTATGTTCTGGCGGTTCTTGTGCAATATGCCATTGCCTTTGGCCTCGCGCTGCTTTTGAACGCCGAAATCAAGGCCCGGAAGTTCTTTCGCGTCGCCTTCCTTCTGCCGCTGATGTTGAGCCCGGTTGCCGTCAGCTGGATGATCGGCAAATCGCTGATGGAATATCGCTTCGGCCCGGCGGCAACGCTTGCCCGGCATCTCGGATGGGACAACCCGGCGTTTTTCTCGACCCCATGGCTTGCCCGTCTCTCGCTGATGGCCATGGATGCCTGGGTCTCGATCCCCTTCATGATGATCCTGCTTCTGGCCGGGCTTCAGGCCTTGCCAACGGAGATTAAGGAGGCCGCCAAGGTCGATGGCGCTTCCGGCTGGCAGAGCTTCAAGGAAATCACCTTTCCGCTGATGCTACCGGTCAGCGTCACCGTGATTATCCTGCGGATCATTTTCCAGTTGAAGCTTGCCGATATCGTCATCAATGTCACAGCAGGCGGACCCGGCGGCGCGACAGATACGGTCTCCAGCTTCATCTTCCGGGAATATCGTGACCGCTCGAATGTCGGCTACGGCACCATGCTGGCCGAGTTCTATCTCGTCATCATCATTATCTTCGTCTCGCTCATCCTCAAGGTGACGAGCCGCTGGCTGCAACGTTCCAACTGA
- a CDS encoding RbsD/FucU family protein — MLKGIDPVLNAELLHALMLMGHGDQLVLCDINHPAETIAKHTTYGKLINLSGCGLEVATAAILTLFPLDTFVEAPVKRMQVVGDPGGQVPIFSAIQRVVDNAEGRPVKIDALERFAFYAEAKASFAIVRTSDPGPYGCFIFSKGVV; from the coding sequence ATGCTGAAGGGAATAGATCCGGTTTTGAACGCTGAATTGCTGCATGCCTTGATGCTGATGGGCCACGGCGACCAATTGGTGCTGTGCGATATCAACCATCCGGCCGAGACGATTGCCAAGCACACAACCTATGGCAAGCTGATCAATCTGTCGGGTTGCGGTCTTGAGGTTGCCACGGCGGCGATCCTGACGCTTTTCCCCCTGGATACCTTTGTGGAAGCGCCGGTGAAGAGGATGCAGGTGGTTGGTGATCCCGGTGGGCAGGTGCCGATCTTTTCGGCCATCCAGCGTGTGGTGGACAATGCGGAAGGACGACCGGTGAAGATCGACGCCCTGGAACGTTTCGCGTTTTATGCTGAGGCAAAGGCGTCCTTTGCGATCGTCAGAACGTCCGATCCCGGCCCCTACGGATGTTTTATTTTCAGCAAGGGCGTCGTTTGA